From the Prunus dulcis chromosome 4, ALMONDv2, whole genome shotgun sequence genome, one window contains:
- the LOC117625816 gene encoding uncharacterized protein LOC117625816 yields MARSPTFPKWVLPIMLLLGRLATKISAEDGPVPNGDFEMTPSGGFSNEAIVDGPMGIPSWKSNGTVELVESGQKQGGMILIVPQGRHAVRLGNDAEISQQVKVEKGSIYSVTFSAARTCAQLESLNVSVPPASQTIDLQTLYNVQGWDPYAWAFAAEEDDAMLVFRNPGMEDDPTCGPIIDDVAIKKLFTPDRPKDNAVMNGDFEEGPWMFANISLGVLLPTNLDEETSSLPGWIVESNRAVRYIDSYHFTVPQGKRAIELLSGKEGIISQMVETSPNKPYTLTFSLGHANDKCKQPLAVMAFAGDQAQNVHYTPNSNSTFQSANVNFTARAERTRIAFYSVYYNTRTDDMSSLCGPVVDDVRVWFSGSWRNGFGGLGRMTLGLAFWVLVWVLV; encoded by the exons ATGGCTCGGAGCCCCACATTCCCCAAATGGGTCTTACCGATTATGCTTCTTCTTGGCCGTTTGGCTACTAAAATCTCAGCAGAAGATG GGCCAGTGCCAAATGGTGATTTTGAAATGACCCCATCAGGCGGCTTTTCAAACGAGGCTATAGTAGATGGGCCCATGGGGATCCCCAGCTGGAAATCAAACGGCACCGTTGAGCTTGTGGAGTCGGGGCAGAAACAGGGTGGGATGATCCTCATCGTACCGCAAGGTAGACACGCAGTGAGGCTGGGAAACGACGCCGAAATAAGCCAGCAAGTGAAGGTGGAGAAAGGCTCCATCTACTCCGTCACGTTCAGTGCGGCTCGCACTTGCGCACAGCTGGAGTCGTTGAACGTGTCAGTGCCACCTGCATCGCAGACGATAGACCTGCAGACCTTGTACAACGTGCAAGGGTGGGACCCTTACGCGTGGGCTTTCGCGGCTGAGGAGGATGATGCGATGTTGGTCTTCAGGAATCCCGGCATGGAAGATGACCCCACCTGTGGGCCCATCATTGATGATGTTGCTATCAAGAAGCTCTTTACCCCTGATAGGCCCAAAG ACAACGCAGTGATGAATGGTGATTTTGAGGAAGGTCCATGGATGTTCGCAAACATCTCGCTAGGGGTGCTGCTTCCCACCAACCTCGACGAAGAAACATCCTCGTTAcccggttggatcgttgagtCCAACCGTGCTGTTAGGTACATCGACTCCTACCATTTTACTGTGCCGCAAGGCAAGCGAGCCATTGAATTGCTATCTGGGAAGGAAGGCATTATTTCCCAAATGGTTGAAACTTCCCCAAACAAGCCATACACCCTAACCTTCTCTTTAGGCCATGCTAATGACAAATGCAAGCAGCCTCTTGCTGTCATGGCCTTTGCTGGTGACCAAGCCCAAAATGTCCATTATACCCCTAATTCCAACAGCACATTCCAAAGTGCCAATGTGAATTTCACGGCCAGAGCTGAGAGGACAAGGATTGCATTCTACAGTGTGTATTATAACACCAGGACTGACGACATGAGCTCGCTATGTGGGCCTGTGGTGGATGATGTCCGGGTTTGGTTTTCTGGGTCTTGGAGAAATGGGTTTGGAGGATTGGGAAGGATGACACTTGGGCTTGCTTTTTGGGTGCttgtttgggttttggtttag
- the LOC117624144 gene encoding la-related protein 6A, translating into MEGEEGPTVTVAAPTATAVIRSTDSPPPSLTDGSDVSPVGSPDRVSSEIQPQPSDDDPDQSSGTSGLSNDLKQKIIKQVEYYFSDENLPSDKHMLSLIKKNKEGFVPISVIASFRKMKKLIRNNSLIAAALRESSLLVVSSNGKKLKRLHPLPLPENRDAKCTVLVENLPEDHSVENLKKIFGEAGNIKDVCILDPHAIEASTKGSKAEKLISNKLHALVEYDTVEAADKAVTTLNNEEDWRNGMRVKHLKQMGKYGQRKQAWRGFDSEKSSGNRTSDQTGGEENHNASEHHNDTRTPDDEDGERVPKEKNGHRGRNRGQSGRQKYRVTNGFGHGTSSANHGIEPSKPPPGPRMPDGTRGFTMGRGRTLGANSNQS; encoded by the exons ATGGAAGGCGAAGAGGGGCCCACCGTAACCGTCGCCGCCCCCACCGCCACAGCCGTCATCAGAAGCACCGACTCGCCTCCGCCGTCTCTGACGGACGGTTCTGATGTCTCACCCGTTGGATCTCCCGATCGCGTCTCCTCCGAGATTCAACCACAGCCTTCCGACGATGACCCTGATCAATCGTCTGGGACCAGCGGTCTCTCCAATGACCTCAAACAGAAAATTATTAAGCAG GTGGAATATTATTTCAGTGATGAAAATTTGCCCTCTGACAAGCATATGTTGAGTTTGATtaagaagaacaaagaagGTTTTG TTCCTATTTCAGTTATTGCTTCttttagaaaaatgaaaaagctCATTCGAAACAATTCACTAATAGCGGCTGCATTGAGGGAGTCTTCCCTCCTT GTTGTGAGTTCGAATGGGAAGAAGCTAAAACGGCTTCATCCTCTTCCATTACCTGAAAACAGGGATGCAAAG TGCACTGTTTTGGTAGAGAACCTACCTGAGGATCATTCAGTGGAGAAcctcaaaaaaatatttggtgaaGCTGGAAa TATAAAAGATGTATGCATACTTGACCCCCATGCCATAGAAGCATCAACAAAAGGCAGCAAGGCTGAGAAGCTGATCAGTaataag TTGCATGCTCTAGTGGAGTATGATACTGTGGAGGCTGCTGACAAAGCT GTCACAACTTTAAATAATGAGGAGGACTGGAGAAATGGCATGCGGGTGAAGCATCTTAAGCAAATG GGGAAGTATGGACAGAGAAAACAAGCCTGGAGGGGTTTTGACTCTGAGAAGAGTAGTGGTAACAGAACTTCTGATCAAACAGGAGGTGAGGAGAATCATAATGCAAGTGAGCATCATAATGATACTCGGACACCTGACGATGAG GATGGTGAGAGAGTCCCCAAGGAGAAAAATGGGCATAGAGGTCGAAATCGGGGCCAATCAGGAAGGCAAAAATACCGTGTCACCAATGGGTTTG GTCACGGAACCAGTTCGGCTAATCATGGGATTGAACCTTCAAAGCCACCACCTGGCCCGAGAATGCCTGATGGAACCAGGGGATTCACAATGGGGCGTGGTCGGACTCTGGGCGCCAACTCCAATCAGAGTTAG